In Hymenobacter sublimis, a single genomic region encodes these proteins:
- the metF gene encoding methylenetetrahydrofolate reductase [NAD(P)H], protein MKVTEHLTRADGKTLFSFEVLPPKKGENIQNLFSNIEPLMEFKPPFIDVTYHREEYVYRQHPNGFLEKKTVRKRPGTVGICAAIKNRFDVDTVPHLICGGFSKEETENALIDLHFLGIDNVLALRGDPIKSEGHFKPDPDGHAYAADLIGQVANLNKGEYLDEEQDDTWATNFCIGTAGYPEKHFESPNYGADLRYLKHKVDRGAEYIVTQMFFDNEQFFNFEKRCREAGITVPIIPGLKPLTTKSQLTMLPRAFYLNIPEELADAVHHSADNAAAREIGIEWCINQSKELMAHGVPCLHYYSMGKSESIRRVAAALF, encoded by the coding sequence ATGAAAGTAACCGAACACCTAACCCGCGCCGACGGCAAGACGCTGTTTTCCTTCGAGGTGCTACCCCCCAAAAAGGGCGAGAACATCCAGAACCTGTTCTCGAATATTGAGCCCCTGATGGAGTTCAAGCCGCCGTTTATTGACGTAACCTACCACCGCGAGGAGTACGTGTACCGCCAGCACCCCAACGGGTTTCTGGAGAAGAAAACCGTGCGCAAACGGCCCGGCACGGTGGGCATTTGCGCGGCCATCAAAAACCGCTTCGACGTGGATACCGTGCCCCACCTGATCTGTGGGGGCTTCTCGAAGGAGGAAACGGAAAACGCCCTCATCGACCTGCACTTCCTCGGCATTGATAACGTGCTGGCGTTGCGCGGCGACCCCATCAAATCGGAAGGCCATTTCAAGCCCGACCCGGATGGGCACGCCTACGCCGCCGACCTGATTGGGCAGGTAGCCAACCTGAACAAGGGCGAGTATCTGGATGAGGAACAGGATGATACGTGGGCTACGAACTTCTGTATCGGCACGGCCGGCTACCCCGAGAAGCACTTTGAGTCGCCGAACTACGGGGCTGATTTGCGCTACCTCAAGCACAAGGTGGACCGCGGCGCCGAGTACATCGTGACCCAGATGTTTTTCGACAACGAGCAGTTCTTCAACTTCGAGAAGCGCTGCCGGGAGGCGGGCATCACAGTGCCCATCATTCCCGGCCTGAAGCCCCTGACCACCAAGAGCCAGCTCACCATGCTACCCCGGGCCTTCTACCTCAACATCCCGGAAGAGTTGGCCGATGCCGTGCACCACTCCGCCGACAACGCCGCGGCCCGGGAAATCGGCATTGAGTGGTGCATCAACCAAAGCAAGGAGCTGATGGCCCACGGCGTGCCCTGCCTGCACTATTACAGCATGGGCAAGTCGGAGAGCATCCGGCGGGTAGCAGCAGCTCTGTTTTAA
- a CDS encoding energy transducer TonB — protein sequence MKQLILPLLVFSSVAASAQKMRKSELESGLLEKGQKVGVWEYYAYTRDGSQVVTQKYDHTAKKLVFNRPFDDVPYSVQNAAGEWTRQRVTHPVFFIGGDAALATYMTKLNYPVAAQTKNVQGRVLVSFVVDTLGQASNHQVLLGIGSGCDEEALRVARSIPAQWIPARIGSHAVVSKYEMPFTFRLRPQ from the coding sequence ATGAAACAACTCATACTCCCTCTTCTAGTATTCTCCTCCGTGGCGGCATCGGCCCAAAAAATGCGCAAGTCTGAACTAGAAAGCGGACTGCTGGAGAAAGGTCAAAAAGTTGGGGTTTGGGAGTACTACGCCTACACCCGCGACGGGAGTCAGGTAGTAACCCAAAAGTACGACCACACCGCTAAGAAGCTGGTATTCAACCGTCCCTTCGATGATGTGCCCTACTCTGTGCAGAACGCCGCCGGCGAATGGACCCGCCAGCGCGTAACCCATCCCGTCTTTTTCATCGGGGGCGATGCGGCGCTGGCTACTTATATGACCAAGCTTAATTACCCGGTGGCGGCCCAAACCAAGAACGTGCAGGGCCGGGTGCTGGTCTCATTCGTGGTGGACACCCTGGGTCAGGCTTCCAACCACCAGGTGCTGCTGGGCATAGGCTCCGGCTGCGACGAAGAGGCCCTGCGGGTGGCTCGCAGCATTCCGGCCCAGTGGATTCCGGCTCGCATTGGCAGCCATGCCGTGGTTTCCAAATATGAAATGCCTTTCACGTTTCGGCTGCGGCCTCAATAG
- a CDS encoding tetratricopeptide repeat protein: MERRTHHLTISLPHRLDTLNDLFARLREATAPAEIEALQDGIWHIWLTAGHPVLDKHLEAGMRALSAGDYTLAIQEFTSLTEASPDYAEGWNKRATAYYMRGEYNASLRDVRETLRREPRHFGALSGWATMLRMLGDDRGALRVLGRLEKICPAWPGLQSQLRDLRDRLEE; the protein is encoded by the coding sequence ATGGAACGTAGAACTCACCATCTCACCATTTCACTACCTCACCGCTTGGATACCCTCAACGACCTGTTTGCTCGCCTGCGGGAGGCCACGGCCCCGGCCGAAATTGAGGCCTTGCAGGATGGCATCTGGCACATCTGGCTGACGGCCGGCCACCCCGTGCTCGACAAGCACCTGGAAGCGGGAATGCGCGCCCTCTCAGCCGGCGACTATACCCTTGCCATTCAGGAGTTTACTTCCCTTACGGAAGCTAGCCCCGACTACGCCGAGGGCTGGAACAAGCGGGCCACGGCCTACTACATGCGGGGCGAGTATAACGCTTCTCTGCGCGACGTGCGCGAAACCCTACGCCGGGAACCCCGCCACTTCGGGGCGCTGTCGGGGTGGGCCACCATGCTCCGGATGCTCGGCGACGACCGGGGCGCCCTGCGCGTACTCGGCCGGCTAGAGAAAATTTGTCCGGCCTGGCCGGGCCTGCAGAGCCAGCTGCGCGACCTGCGCGACCGGCTGGAAGAGTAA